In one Corallococcus soli genomic region, the following are encoded:
- a CDS encoding peptidylprolyl isomerase, producing the protein MLHPSVRITTVLFLTAALVAGCRDEDVVARVGRTELRRADVEAFASQRAPDSGDTQAQLEALIDRARLAEQAEAQGLDDRPGLRARLAAARREVLAQALLEEQLKDATQEQALRARFASSKEALSRRELHVRHIMLRLPQGADEAEKRRARDRANLLYAHLLGGASFEQVARESSQDEATAPRGGDLGRILEGQIHPSFFEAAAALKKDEVSKPFETPYGLHIVQALAPVETRVPSFEEARGRLAAQSRREAEDRLMKDLRERVSVERFQQALRPLEATPPDAGSRVGEESR; encoded by the coding sequence GTGCTTCACCCGTCTGTGCGAATCACGACCGTCCTCTTTCTGACAGCCGCGCTCGTCGCTGGCTGCCGCGACGAGGACGTGGTGGCCCGGGTGGGCCGCACCGAACTGCGACGTGCGGACGTGGAGGCCTTCGCTTCCCAACGCGCCCCTGACTCCGGTGACACGCAGGCGCAGCTGGAGGCGCTCATCGACCGGGCCCGGCTCGCTGAACAGGCCGAAGCGCAGGGGCTTGATGACCGCCCGGGCTTGCGCGCGCGGCTGGCGGCGGCCCGGCGCGAGGTGCTCGCCCAGGCCCTGCTGGAGGAGCAGCTGAAGGACGCCACCCAGGAGCAGGCGCTGCGTGCGCGCTTCGCGTCCTCGAAGGAGGCCCTGTCCCGCCGGGAACTCCACGTGCGCCACATCATGCTCCGCCTGCCGCAGGGGGCGGACGAGGCTGAAAAGCGCCGGGCCCGGGACCGCGCCAACCTCCTCTACGCCCACCTGTTGGGCGGAGCGTCCTTCGAACAGGTGGCGCGCGAGTCCAGCCAGGACGAGGCCACCGCGCCGCGCGGCGGGGACCTGGGCAGGATCTTGGAAGGCCAGATCCACCCCTCCTTCTTCGAAGCCGCCGCGGCCCTGAAGAAGGACGAGGTGAGCAAGCCGTTTGAGACGCCTTACGGCCTCCACATCGTCCAGGCGCTCGCGCCCGTGGAGACGCGGGTGCCGTCGTTCGAGGAGGCGCGGGGACGGCTGGCGGCGCAGTCGCGCCGCGAGGCGGAAGACCGGTTGATGAAGGACCTGCGGGAGCGCGTGTCGGTGGAGCGCTTCCAGCAGGCGCTGCGTCCGCTGGAAGCGACCCCGCCGGATGCGGGCAGTCGGGTGGGGGAGGAGTCGCGATGA